One stretch of Epinephelus lanceolatus isolate andai-2023 chromosome 15, ASM4190304v1, whole genome shotgun sequence DNA includes these proteins:
- the cox8a gene encoding cytochrome c oxidase subunit 8A, mitochondrial — MPGLLRTIASRAAPVLRGHTIAQRANLYTAPAKEKVGAVESTVALGFFSLAILGPSGWILAHLEDYKKKDE, encoded by the exons ATGCCGGGGCTCCTGAGAACCATCGCCAGCCGTGCTGCCCCTGTCCTGCGGGGACACACCATTGCCCAGAGGGCTAACCTCTACACCGCCCCAGCCAAGGAGAAGGTCGGCGCAGTG GAATCTACCGTTGCTCTCGGCTTTTTCTCCCTGGCCATCCTGGGACCATCTGGATGGATCCTGGCCCACTTAGAGGACTACAAGAAGAAGGATGAATAA